DNA sequence from the bacterium genome:
TCCGAGCCCTTTGACCAGATTCAGACGCACCATGGTCACCGGCATCTCGCCCAGGGTGACGAATCTAGAGGAATAGCCGCCGCCGCGGAAATATTCTACATTGGCCGGACACCACTCTGTGGCCTGTAGGCATTTGTCCACTTCTGCGGGCGTGATCTTCCACCACGGCTTCATCACCGGTTTGCCTTTTTCAGACTGACGGCCGCTGCCGTCCAGGGCGGCGGCGCCCGAGTTGATCAGGTGGATGATGCCGTTGGCCGCTTTGCCGGCGAGGGCTTTTCCCGTCACCCGCTTCACCGCAGCCGGGCTCCAATAGGTGCGCACGTCGGCAAAGATCTGCGCCGTGTCGGTCAGCAGATGGCCGAACAGCATGGCTGCTCCGTTCAGACTGTCGTTCTCTGTGGCCACGAGGTAGGGCTCGCGTATGCCGTTCCAGTCGAAACTGGAGTTCAATAGCGCTTCAAGGAAATCGCCGTTGGGCATATGATCGGTCCATTGCCGCTGCCCCTGGAAACCGGCCAGGATGGCGTTATGGCCGAGGGCTTCTTCGCCGTATCCCATGTCCGCCAGCTTCTCATTGCCCACCATGAGGTCGCGGGTGATCAGCATCATCTTCACCACGGTCTGCCAGTCTTTTGCGCGGCGTTCCGCGGACAGCCGGTTTTGCGGTTTGTTCAAATCCGGCCCTTCCTTGCAATTCGCCTGCACCCATTTCATCGCGAGCTCGAACTCTTGCTGATCGAAAATAGCCTGGTTCAGCCGTCGGGTGAACTCGGCCGAGTCCACGAACTCGCTGCGCAGGCCGAGATAATCGCGCAGAAAATGGGCGTCGACCATAGAGCCGGCGATGCCCATGGATACATAGCCGAGGGAGAGATAGGATTTTCCGCGCATCTCCGCCACTGCCAGGCCGGCTTTGGCAAAGGTTAAAATTTTTTCTCTTACGTCCTGAGGAATAGTCGTGTCCGTGGCGTCCTGAACATCATGTCCGTAAATGCCGAAGGCCGGAAGACCCAGCTGGTTGTGCGCCGCCAGCGCGGCGGCGAGATAGACCGCGCCGGGCCGCTCTGTGCCGTTAAAGCCCCAGATCGCCTTGGGCAGATGCGGATCCAGATCGATGGTCTCCATGCCGTAGCACCAGCATGGGGTGACCGACAACGAGACCCCGACGCATTCGCGCTGGAATTTCTCCGCGCACTGGGCGGCCTCCGCCGCACCGCCGATGCAGGTGTCGGCGATGACACACTCCACAGGCAATCCGTTGGGATGGCGCAGGTTTTCCGAGATCAGCTTGGCGGCTGATTTGGCCATATTCATGGTCTGGTTTTCCAGGGATTCCCGAATCCCCATGCGCCGGCCATCGATGATGGGGCGGATGCCGATTTTCGGCAGGTTGCAGTGCAGCCGTTTCACCGGCATGGTCATTTTTACGCTGTTGGTGTTTGCCATATCCATACACTCCGATGATGATGAAAGAATTGATAGATGTTGTTTACCACCCAAAGGATCGATCTTCTGCACCCGATCAAGTTCACTTCGCTGACGCGTTATTAAAGATTTGAACTACAGCCATTCGTTTCTCAGCTCTTGCCCTTTGATGTCTATCACGATGACTTTGATCGGCACCTTGCTTTGACACTGACCGGCGGCGGTCTGCACCAGCCGCACCAGGCCGCCGCAACAGGGCACCTGCATGATCAGCAGGGTGATGGTGTTCACCGCCGCGTCATCGATCAGCGCTTTGATCTTTTCGAGATAGACCTCCTGTTGCGTGTCCAGCTTGGGGCAGGCGATGACCAGCGTTTTTCCCGCCAGATAGGTTTGGTGAAAATGCCCCAGCGAAAAAGCGGTGCAATCCGCTGCAACGAGAAGGTCCGAATGTCTAAAGTGGCCGGCTGAGGGCGATATAAGATGCAACTGAATCGGCCAGTGGCTCAACCGCGATGGCTGCCGGCCGGCCGGCTCATGGCTCGGCGCATGCCCTTGAAAGGATTGACTGCGCGATCCCGGACATGTGCTGCCGCTGGAGGGTGCGGGATCGCCTTCCATGACGATCTGATGTTCCTGCAAAATCTGCAAGGCCTGCCGGTAATAGCCGATTTCGCCGTGTCCCTTCAGATGGTTCAAGTGGGCGCGAATGGTGTTCAGACCCTGCGGAATGATCTGAGCCATGACCTTGACCTCGTCATAGGGTTCTGCC
Encoded proteins:
- a CDS encoding L-fucose isomerase, which codes for MANTNSVKMTMPVKRLHCNLPKIGIRPIIDGRRMGIRESLENQTMNMAKSAAKLISENLRHPNGLPVECVIADTCIGGAAEAAQCAEKFQRECVGVSLSVTPCWCYGMETIDLDPHLPKAIWGFNGTERPGAVYLAAALAAHNQLGLPAFGIYGHDVQDATDTTIPQDVREKILTFAKAGLAVAEMRGKSYLSLGYVSMGIAGSMVDAHFLRDYLGLRSEFVDSAEFTRRLNQAIFDQQEFELAMKWVQANCKEGPDLNKPQNRLSAERRAKDWQTVVKMMLITRDLMVGNEKLADMGYGEEALGHNAILAGFQGQRQWTDHMPNGDFLEALLNSSFDWNGIREPYLVATENDSLNGAAMLFGHLLTDTAQIFADVRTYWSPAAVKRVTGKALAGKAANGIIHLINSGAAALDGSGRQSEKGKPVMKPWWKITPAEVDKCLQATEWCPANVEYFRGGGYSSRFVTLGEMPVTMVRLNLVKGLGPVLQIAEGHTVELPAKSHQVLYQRTDPTWPTTWFAPKLTGKGAFRDVYSVMANWGANHGSLSYGHVGHLLITLASLLRIPVCMHNIEEERIFRPSVWAGFGTSDLESADYRACANLGPLYGR
- a CDS encoding 4Fe-4S binding protein → MKRKIITIDQEKCNGCGLCLHNCPEGAIQVIDGKARLVSDLLCDGLGACMGYCPQGAITIEEREAEPYDEVKVMAQIIPQGLNTIRAHLNHLKGHGEIGYYRQALQILQEHQIVMEGDPAPSSGSTCPGSRSQSFQGHAPSHEPAGRQPSRLSHWPIQLHLISPSAGHFRHSDLLVAADCTAFSLGHFHQTYLAGKTLVIACPKLDTQQEVYLEKIKALIDDAAVNTITLLIMQVPCCGGLVRLVQTAAGQCQSKVPIKVIVIDIKGQELRNEWL